In Stieleria varia, one genomic interval encodes:
- a CDS encoding sulfatase family protein, with protein MKHTLATLTSMLLTSLLLSLCLATCFVILTSTHAQAQERETSKPNFVFIIADDCTFRDIGCYGGQALTPNIDKLASQGLRMTHCFQCAPMCSPTRHNIYTGQYPVKTGAYPNHTVAYDHINSIVQYLKPLGYRVALSGKTHIGPRSVFDFEYSGQNNPDMQAIDQLMAESIKNSTPLCLFACSNEPHTPWNKGDASAYPPEKIRLPEYIPDTPVVREGYSRYLAEITYFDSQVGQIADLIDKHGLAKDTVLMVVSEQGNSMPFAKWTCYDSGLQSAMIARWPGRIQPGRVSDAMVEYVDVTPTFVDLAGGELASELDGKSFADVLLGKTDHHKDHVFGLMTTRGIINGNDCYPIRSVRTRTHKLVMNLQSDQAFTNACTKSPEFLSMVNAADQGDKASQHAVERYQHRPEIELYDIQNDPLEMKNLAGDPNQQERISELREILEQWMLGQGDKGIATEMVANHHKKQKPKANRNGAKNGTRPKQAAK; from the coding sequence ATGAAACACACTCTCGCAACGTTGACCTCAATGTTGTTGACATCATTGCTGTTGTCATTGTGCTTGGCGACATGCTTTGTGATTTTGACGTCGACCCACGCACAGGCCCAGGAGAGAGAAACCTCGAAACCAAATTTTGTCTTCATCATCGCCGATGATTGCACTTTTCGAGACATCGGTTGCTACGGCGGTCAAGCACTCACGCCAAACATCGACAAGCTGGCATCGCAAGGTTTGCGAATGACGCATTGTTTTCAGTGCGCGCCGATGTGCTCGCCGACGCGCCACAACATTTACACCGGACAGTATCCGGTCAAGACAGGTGCGTACCCCAATCACACCGTCGCCTACGATCACATCAACAGCATTGTTCAGTACCTCAAGCCGCTCGGTTACCGCGTCGCGTTGTCTGGAAAAACGCATATCGGCCCGCGATCCGTCTTTGATTTTGAATACAGCGGCCAAAACAATCCGGACATGCAGGCGATCGATCAGTTGATGGCCGAATCGATCAAGAACTCCACCCCGCTGTGTTTGTTCGCGTGCAGTAACGAGCCTCACACGCCATGGAACAAAGGAGACGCATCAGCCTATCCGCCGGAAAAGATCCGGCTGCCCGAGTACATCCCCGATACGCCCGTGGTTCGCGAGGGATACAGTCGGTACCTCGCTGAGATCACTTATTTCGACTCTCAAGTCGGTCAAATCGCTGACTTGATCGACAAGCATGGACTGGCCAAAGACACCGTCCTGATGGTCGTGTCTGAGCAAGGAAACTCGATGCCGTTTGCCAAGTGGACCTGCTATGACAGCGGCTTGCAAAGCGCCATGATTGCACGCTGGCCCGGCAGAATCCAACCTGGTCGCGTCAGTGATGCGATGGTCGAATACGTGGATGTCACACCGACGTTTGTGGATCTGGCGGGCGGAGAATTGGCAAGCGAGCTGGACGGAAAAAGCTTTGCAGACGTGTTGCTTGGAAAAACCGATCACCACAAAGACCACGTGTTCGGCTTGATGACCACGCGTGGAATCATCAACGGCAACGACTGCTATCCGATCCGATCCGTTCGGACACGGACACACAAGCTGGTGATGAACTTGCAGAGCGATCAAGCGTTCACGAACGCGTGCACCAAGTCCCCCGAGTTTTTGTCCATGGTCAACGCCGCCGACCAAGGAGACAAGGCATCCCAGCATGCGGTGGAACGATACCAGCATCGTCCCGAGATCGAGCTTTATGACATCCAAAACGATCCACTGGAAATGAAAAACCTGGCCGGCGATCCAAATCAGCAAGAGCGAATCAGCGAATTGCGAGAGATCCTGGAACAATGGATGCTAGGACAGGGCGACAAAGGAATCGCAACCGAGATGGTAGCCAACCATCACAAAAAACAAAAACCCAAAGCCAATCGCAACGGAGCAAAGAACGGAACACGGCCCAAGCAGGCTGCGAAGTGA
- a CDS encoding RAD55 family ATPase encodes MMARTSTGWPDLDEMLGGGLLPGTMTVVLGASGIGKTQLGTRFAHHGLQQDGHAGVIFDMTSRGDSQNHLDYARSLCGWNLSSHSPQGAPSLPDLMDLNVAIPQHMHQFSHSGRRVTESDMTPDQWREWKYEQAKQLDRTIAFFYGHFVRGVRRCVIDGIEPTDKASDSIQFEMFEYIYHQILRKEHDWVARDLFRVAFREHSDVIMTQAYDHRDIACLLLATSHEVMLDDLIVRPLQSGDVLSNANTIILMGRVRQSDRLGRALHVAKHRGSACDDAIRPFEITDGGLRFI; translated from the coding sequence ATCATGGCAAGAACTTCCACCGGATGGCCGGATTTGGATGAGATGCTCGGCGGGGGACTCTTGCCCGGCACGATGACGGTCGTCCTCGGGGCTTCAGGCATCGGCAAGACACAATTAGGGACCCGGTTTGCCCACCATGGACTTCAGCAAGACGGTCATGCCGGGGTCATCTTTGACATGACATCGCGAGGTGATTCACAGAACCACTTGGACTACGCACGCAGCTTGTGCGGCTGGAATCTGTCGAGTCACTCGCCGCAGGGAGCACCGTCTTTGCCCGATCTGATGGACCTGAATGTTGCGATCCCCCAGCACATGCACCAGTTCTCACATTCAGGACGGCGTGTGACAGAGAGCGACATGACACCCGACCAGTGGCGTGAGTGGAAATACGAGCAAGCCAAGCAGCTCGATCGAACCATCGCCTTCTTTTACGGCCACTTCGTTCGAGGAGTCCGCCGTTGCGTCATCGACGGAATCGAACCGACGGACAAGGCATCCGATTCGATTCAGTTCGAGATGTTCGAATACATCTACCACCAAATCCTGCGAAAAGAACACGATTGGGTGGCACGAGATCTGTTTCGAGTGGCTTTTCGCGAGCATAGCGACGTGATCATGACACAAGCCTACGATCATCGAGACATCGCCTGTTTGCTGCTGGCGACGTCGCACGAGGTCATGTTGGACGACTTGATCGTGCGACCGTTGCAGAGTGGTGACGTGTTATCCAATGCCAACACGATTATACTGATGGGCAGAGTCCGCCAGTCGGATCGCTTGGGGCGTGCTCTGCATGTCGCCAAGCACCGCGGCAGCGCATGTGACGACGCGATTCGCCCGTTTGAGATCACCGACGGTGGATTGCGATTCATCTGA
- a CDS encoding DUF1559 domain-containing protein has product MRKRSTCRRGFTLVELLVVIAIIGILVGLLLPAVQAAREAARRMSCSNNFKQIGLAIQNYHSTYKNMPMQAGGTWVNNNNPQNENNRHRLSYLVGLMPFMEQQALWESCSNPSQATVGNLTINLPSGASNWPAMGPAPHYNRYVPWMTEVPTLRCPSDPGFGPPAMGRTNYGASMGDTVDFMNTGFVDIQNGSINNPPRTWTQNRANAACRGAFMPRRESKFRDVLDGLSNTVFAGEIATDIGDRDKRTKASIQNGTPAVRDNPKTCEVLAYISPTRPRFWSNGGDGGTAPAVLAGNSQGRGYRWADSLTVFTEVNMILPPNSELCLGGGSNGGVGAPGIAPPSSRHQGGVHILMGDGAVIFMSDSIEAGDSRAPTVWLNGTGGATVGSISPYGLWGALGTRASSEVVEEQLNQ; this is encoded by the coding sequence ATGCGAAAGCGAAGTACATGCCGGCGTGGTTTTACGTTGGTGGAATTGTTGGTGGTGATTGCCATCATTGGAATTTTGGTCGGTTTGTTGTTGCCAGCGGTTCAGGCGGCGCGAGAAGCGGCTCGACGAATGAGCTGCAGCAATAACTTCAAACAGATCGGTCTTGCGATTCAGAACTATCACTCCACGTACAAGAACATGCCGATGCAAGCCGGCGGGACGTGGGTGAACAACAACAATCCCCAAAATGAAAACAATCGCCATCGGCTGTCGTATCTCGTCGGCTTGATGCCTTTCATGGAACAACAGGCTCTGTGGGAATCCTGCTCCAACCCCAGCCAAGCCACGGTGGGAAATCTGACGATCAACCTGCCCAGCGGTGCGTCGAATTGGCCGGCGATGGGTCCTGCGCCTCATTACAACCGCTATGTGCCTTGGATGACCGAGGTTCCGACACTTCGTTGCCCAAGCGATCCTGGGTTTGGGCCACCAGCAATGGGGCGAACCAATTACGGAGCTTCTATGGGAGACACGGTCGATTTCATGAACACCGGTTTTGTTGACATTCAGAACGGATCGATCAACAACCCGCCTCGGACGTGGACCCAAAACCGGGCCAACGCAGCATGCCGCGGTGCGTTCATGCCGCGACGAGAGAGCAAGTTTCGCGACGTGCTGGACGGACTTTCCAACACAGTCTTTGCGGGTGAGATCGCGACTGACATCGGTGACCGTGACAAGCGAACCAAGGCGTCGATCCAAAACGGCACCCCGGCTGTTCGTGACAATCCCAAGACCTGTGAGGTCCTAGCCTACATCAGCCCGACTCGACCTCGCTTTTGGTCCAACGGTGGTGACGGCGGGACGGCCCCCGCTGTCTTGGCTGGCAATTCGCAGGGACGTGGCTACCGATGGGCGGATTCACTGACGGTCTTTACCGAGGTCAACATGATCTTGCCTCCGAACTCAGAGCTTTGCTTGGGCGGTGGTTCCAACGGTGGCGTCGGTGCCCCGGGGATCGCTCCTCCAAGCAGCCGTCACCAGGGCGGCGTCCATATTCTGATGGGCGACGGCGCGGTGATCTTCATGAGCGATTCGATCGAAGCCGGCGACAGTCGCGCTCCCACGGTTTGGCTCAATGGTACTGGAGGGGCCACCGTCGGCTCCATCAGCCCCTACGGCTTGTGGGGCGCATTGGGAACTCGCGCCAGCAGCGAGGTCGTCGAGGAGCAGTTGAACCAGTAG
- a CDS encoding alkaline phosphatase D family protein yields MANCSIVLAQSDSDSQKSVTVQRDPIRLTHGPMLGRPVDGRVTVWGRTSDPGQFEVRYGVEPNRLDLISGPATTTLEHDNTGTVELTDLKPDTRYHYQIYVNQRPHGLPGSFLTLPDAESSRNAEYNPSGLFNFRFQIGSCANQNPLHGAGHRATTYEYLNRDWADKVHFHIMNGDWLYEELRDYPPAAWQLIQGATTLPNVVTVMPTIVGVWENYKLYLNRGVELARWHRHVPSLFTFDDHELINDIWGSAETGKRHRRTVFRDIGTQAWFDYLGWANPMEHNHPLHFGKAKMTAGSDLLVDTSTDFTKLPLSEMTNLHVHWGTPDAGVNDIELDNDDGHPNSYVYDIVKVVDAHTLQLHMPARVSDSEISYSIGRRSYGKFRVSNCEFYLLDTRGDRDMHDVRQRDKPGVSMLGRAQREWLLRGMQQSDADFFFVISTVPFMIPHSGAGGVESDAANKEEAWTGFFDEREQLISEWEKLDKKVFVMTGDLHNSFAIRVTDDIWEFCCGPHNSVNHVPVLDESDRPATGKFKFGPRECDIRWSSYVLPDLPRLERLYPHFCVVQINNVFNMPPQLDGKRLVAYPHPQVIFQYFDGKTGELAYAEAISLDRK; encoded by the coding sequence TTGGCCAACTGTTCCATCGTGCTCGCGCAGTCGGATTCCGATTCGCAGAAAAGCGTCACTGTCCAACGCGATCCGATTCGTTTGACGCACGGCCCGATGCTTGGACGCCCGGTGGACGGACGCGTCACTGTTTGGGGGCGGACGTCGGACCCGGGACAGTTCGAGGTTCGATATGGCGTCGAACCCAATCGTCTGGATCTCATCAGCGGGCCAGCGACGACGACTTTGGAACACGACAACACAGGTACAGTCGAACTGACCGATCTGAAACCCGATACGCGGTATCACTATCAGATCTATGTCAACCAGCGCCCGCACGGATTGCCCGGCAGTTTCCTGACGTTGCCCGATGCCGAGTCGTCTCGCAATGCGGAATACAACCCGTCGGGCCTGTTCAACTTTCGTTTTCAGATCGGATCGTGCGCAAACCAGAATCCGTTGCACGGCGCTGGGCATCGTGCGACAACGTACGAGTATCTGAACCGTGATTGGGCGGACAAGGTTCACTTCCACATCATGAACGGCGACTGGCTCTACGAAGAGCTGCGTGACTATCCGCCAGCCGCGTGGCAGTTGATCCAAGGCGCCACCACCCTGCCTAATGTCGTGACGGTGATGCCAACGATTGTTGGCGTTTGGGAAAACTACAAGCTGTATCTCAATCGCGGTGTCGAACTAGCACGTTGGCATCGTCACGTGCCAAGCCTGTTTACCTTCGACGACCACGAGTTGATCAACGACATCTGGGGTTCCGCGGAGACCGGCAAACGGCATCGCCGAACCGTGTTCCGCGATATCGGCACACAGGCTTGGTTTGACTATCTCGGCTGGGCCAATCCGATGGAACACAACCATCCGCTTCATTTCGGCAAAGCCAAAATGACGGCAGGCAGCGACTTGTTGGTCGATACATCCACCGACTTTACCAAGTTGCCACTTTCAGAGATGACGAACCTGCATGTGCACTGGGGAACACCCGACGCGGGTGTCAACGACATCGAGCTTGACAACGATGATGGACACCCCAATTCGTACGTGTATGACATCGTCAAAGTCGTCGACGCGCATACGCTGCAGTTGCACATGCCCGCCAGAGTCAGCGACTCGGAGATCAGCTACTCGATCGGCAGACGAAGCTATGGAAAATTTCGCGTTTCCAATTGTGAGTTTTACTTGCTCGATACCCGCGGAGATCGAGACATGCACGATGTCCGGCAACGAGATAAACCCGGCGTTTCCATGCTCGGCCGCGCACAGCGGGAGTGGTTACTGAGGGGCATGCAACAGAGCGATGCGGATTTCTTTTTTGTGATCTCCACCGTTCCTTTTATGATCCCACACAGCGGGGCAGGAGGCGTCGAGTCCGATGCGGCGAACAAGGAAGAAGCGTGGACGGGATTCTTTGACGAGCGAGAACAGTTGATTTCCGAGTGGGAGAAACTGGACAAAAAGGTCTTTGTCATGACGGGAGACCTGCACAACAGTTTCGCCATCCGCGTCACTGACGATATCTGGGAATTCTGCTGTGGTCCACACAACAGCGTCAATCATGTTCCAGTGTTGGACGAAAGTGATCGACCGGCGACCGGGAAATTCAAGTTCGGGCCGCGAGAGTGTGACATCCGCTGGAGCAGCTACGTGCTGCCGGATCTGCCGAGGCTGGAACGTCTGTATCCACATTTCTGTGTGGTGCAGATCAACAACGTCTTCAACATGCCACCCCAATTGGATGGAAAGCGTCTGGTGGCATACCCGCACCCCCAAGTGATCTTCCAGTACTTCGATGGCAAGACAGGTGAATTGGCCTACGCAGAAGCGATCTCGCTGGACCGCAAGTAA